A window of Streptomyces sp. NBC_01142 genomic DNA:
GAGCAGCAGGTGGTGCGGGGTGACCTCGGCGGTGACGTTCCAGCCCTTGGACTTGGCCCAGCGGACGATCTCGACCGAGCCGGCGGTGGAGAGGTGGCAGATGTGCACGCGCGAGCCGACATGGGCGGCGAGGAGGACATCGCGGGCGATGATCGACTCTTCGGCGACGGCGGGCCAGCCGCCGAGCCCCAGCTCGGCGGAGACGATGCCCTCGTTCATCTGGGCGCCCTCGGTGAGGCGGGGCTCCTGGGCGTGCTGGGCGACGACGCCGTCGAAGGCCTTCACGTACTCCAGCGCGCGGCGCATGATCACCGCGTCGTCGACGCACTTGCCGTCGTCGGAGAAGACCTTCACCCCGGCGGCGGAGTCGTGCATCGCGCCGAGTTCGGCGAGCTTCTTGCCCTCCAGGCCGACGGTGACGGCGCCGACGGGCTGTACGTCGCAGTAGCCGGACTGCTTGCCGAGCCGCCAGACCTGCTCGACGACGCCGGCGGTGTCGGCGACGGGGAAGGTGTTGGCCATGGCGTGTACGGCGGTGAAGCCGCCGACAGCGGCCGCCTTGGTGCCGGTCAGGACGGTCTCGGAGTCCTCACGTCCGGGCTCGCGCAGATGGGTGTGCAGGTCGACCAGACCGGGGAGCAGGATCTTCCCCTCGGCCTCGATGACGGTGGCGTCGCCCGCCTCGATACCCGTACCGACCCGGGCGATGGTCTCGCCGTCGATCAGTACGTCCTGCGGCTCGCCGCCCAGCACCTTCGCGCCACGAATCAGGATCTTGCTCATGGTTACTTGTTCTCCTCGGTGCGCGCGTGGGTGGGGCTGATGGCGGACTCGTTGCCGCCCAGAAGCAGATACAGGACGGCCATCCGGGTCGACACACCGTTGGCGACCTGCTCGACGGCCGTACAGCGGTCGGAGTCCGCGACCTGCGCGGTGATCTCCATGCCGCGGTTCATCGGGCCGGGGTGCATGACGATCGCGTGCTCGGGCATCCGGGCCATGCGGTCGCCGTCCAGGCCGTAGCGGCGCGAGTACTCGCGCTCGGTCGGGAAGAAGGCGGCGTTCATCCGCTCGCGCTGCACACGCAGCATCATCACCGCGTCGGACTTGGGAAGCACGTCGTCCAGGTCGTACGAGACCTCGCACGGCCAGTTCTCGACGCCGATCGGCACCAGGGTCGGCGGGGCGACGAGGGTGACGTGGGCGCCGAGGGTGTGCAGCAGCAGGACGTTGGAGCGGGCCACCCGGCTGTGCAGTACGTCGCCGACGATGGTGATGCGGCGCCCTTCCAGATCGCGTCCCAGGCCCGCGTCGGGGCCCACCAGGCGGCGGCGCATGGTGAAGGCGTCGAGCAGGGCCTGGGTGGGGTGCTCGTGCGTACCGTCGCCCGCGTTGACGACCGCCCCGTCGATCCAGCCGGAGGTGGCGAGCCGGTAGGGGGCGCCGGAGGCGCCGTGCCGGATGACGACGGCGTCCGCGCCCATCGCCTCCAGGGTCAGCGCGGTGTCCTTCAGCGACTCGCCCTTGGAGACGGACGAGCCCTTGGCCGAGAAGTTGATGACGTCGGCGGACAGCCGCTTGGCGGCGGCCTCGAAGGAGATCCGGGTCCGCGTCGAGTCCTCGAAGAAGAGATTGACGACGGTGCGGCCGCGCAGGGTCGGCAGCTTCTTGATCGGCCGGTCGGCGACCCGGGCCATCTCCTCGGCGGTGTCGAGGATCAGGACGGCGTCGTCGCGGGTGAGGTCGGCGGCCGAGATGAGGTGACGCTTCATCTGGTGCTCCGTGGGTCGTGGAGGGGCGCTGGAACGTGGGCGGGCAGGCGTGTGCACGGCCCCGGTCCCCGGGTCCGTGCGCAGAAGTGCTACTGCTCGCCGGCCGGAGCGGTCTGCTTCACACCGAGCAGCACGGTGTCGCGACCGTCCTCCTCGGCAAGCTGGACCTTGACCGTCTCCCGCAGCGACGTGGGGAGGTTCTTGCCGACGTAGTCGGCGCGGATCGGGAGTTCACGGTGGCCGCGGTCGACGAGGACCGCGAGCTGTACGGCGCGCGGCCTGCCGATGTCGCCCAGCGCGTCGAGTGCGGCGCGGATGGTGCGGCCGGAGAAGAGAACGTCGTCGACGAGGACGACCAGCCGGCCGTCGATGCCGTCACCGGGGATCTCGGTGCGGGCCAGCGCGCGGGCGGGCCGCATGCGCAGGTCGTCGCGGTACATGGTGATGTCGAGGGAGCCGACCGGGATCTTTCGGCCGGTGATCTCTTCGAGCTTGTCGGCCAGCCGGCGGGCGAGGAACACACCGCGGGTCGGAATGCCGAGGAGCACCACGTCGTCGGCACCCTTGGCGCGTTCGACGATCTCGTGGGCGATGCGGGTCAGTACCCGCGCGATGTCGGGAGCCTCGAGAACGGGGCGCGCCACATCGGAGCTGTTGTGCGTGTCCATTATGAAACGGACCTCCTTCTCCGCCTCACGGGACGGATCTTAAAGGACGTCGGAATTACGCCACCCACGCTACCAGGGCCTTGCCTGGGCCCCGGCCCCGCCCCCGGCGGATACCGGTCCGGACCCATTCGGCTTGACGCATCCAAGTAACGCTGCGTAACCTCA
This region includes:
- a CDS encoding dihydroorotase, giving the protein MSKILIRGAKVLGGEPQDVLIDGETIARVGTGIEAGDATVIEAEGKILLPGLVDLHTHLREPGREDSETVLTGTKAAAVGGFTAVHAMANTFPVADTAGVVEQVWRLGKQSGYCDVQPVGAVTVGLEGKKLAELGAMHDSAAGVKVFSDDGKCVDDAVIMRRALEYVKAFDGVVAQHAQEPRLTEGAQMNEGIVSAELGLGGWPAVAEESIIARDVLLAAHVGSRVHICHLSTAGSVEIVRWAKSKGWNVTAEVTPHHLLLTDELVRTYNPVYKVNPPLRTEADVLALREALADGTIDCVATDHAPHPHEDKDCEWAAAAMGMVGLETALSVVQQTMVDTGLIDWAGVADRMSFRPAKIGRLDDHGRPVSAGEPANLTLVDPAYRGAVDPAGFASRSRNTPYEGRELPGRVTHTFLRGRATVVDGKLA
- a CDS encoding aspartate carbamoyltransferase catalytic subunit, producing the protein MKRHLISAADLTRDDAVLILDTAEEMARVADRPIKKLPTLRGRTVVNLFFEDSTRTRISFEAAAKRLSADVINFSAKGSSVSKGESLKDTALTLEAMGADAVVIRHGASGAPYRLATSGWIDGAVVNAGDGTHEHPTQALLDAFTMRRRLVGPDAGLGRDLEGRRITIVGDVLHSRVARSNVLLLHTLGAHVTLVAPPTLVPIGVENWPCEVSYDLDDVLPKSDAVMMLRVQRERMNAAFFPTEREYSRRYGLDGDRMARMPEHAIVMHPGPMNRGMEITAQVADSDRCTAVEQVANGVSTRMAVLYLLLGGNESAISPTHARTEENK
- the pyrR gene encoding bifunctional pyr operon transcriptional regulator/uracil phosphoribosyltransferase PyrR: MDTHNSSDVARPVLEAPDIARVLTRIAHEIVERAKGADDVVLLGIPTRGVFLARRLADKLEEITGRKIPVGSLDITMYRDDLRMRPARALARTEIPGDGIDGRLVVLVDDVLFSGRTIRAALDALGDIGRPRAVQLAVLVDRGHRELPIRADYVGKNLPTSLRETVKVQLAEEDGRDTVLLGVKQTAPAGEQ